The Anopheles moucheti chromosome 3, idAnoMoucSN_F20_07, whole genome shotgun sequence genome contains the following window.
tattcatttccatttttcgaTCATAACACCTAAAATATTGGTTTCAAATCGATAAACCGATAGTTGTGAatgaaagaaataataaaaatatactaTTCGGTCATTCATTCACCACTGGCAGATCCGTATGTATGTCTGACTGTTTTGTTGTCACAGACTATTTACAGACTTCACGAATGACTGCCAGATCTCTCGCCCCAGCACAGTTATAACCACAGCAGAATGTTGCACTGCAGTTCACATACTAGTCGGTACTATCTGGTTTTAGAGGGGCCTTTAGCGCCAAGGCAACTTGCCAATGACATTTGAACTGGCATTCACATCAAATCTGTGATCCTTCGCTGCCGAATTGCGTACGCGGGAAGGAAGACAAGCTATTAAAGGGGGTGTATGGAAAGTGCAATCGTTTCGACCCTCATTGTAAATCCTACCTAGCGGAACGATTATTCTTTTGCATCTTGAGAGCAGTGGCAAAAGGTTCCTACTGCTACAGTACACCGTGACCGGTcgtcaaataaaacacaaccatTTCCCGCAACGTACGTGAGCATCGTGTCCTTGCGGCCAGGGAAAATTTAGCTTCTTATATTAATGCAGTCCCTAAACACGCTCCTACTGCAAGCGGAAGTAGCGGAAGATCGTTCATTCAACCGGCTTCAGCAGGACTGCAGACCTTCAGTGATGTGctcagaaggaaggaaggtgCGTCGtactgcatcatcatcatcggcaccTATCTAACGGAAGCGTACTTTTTAATGTGCCAGTGCCAAGATCTTGAACCGATGAAATGGGTGTCCCCGCGAGAAGTCTAGTTTGAACGCGATTTCCCGGTCGCTATGCCGCCTGCCTATCTAAATTCTACATCACACAGTACAGACCGGGATGCGATGACCAACGGCGGTAGAAACGACGTGGATTATTTACCCTAAAAATAGACTTTAACAGGCTTGAAGGATTGCCAGACGCAGGTTTGGCCGTATGTGTTTTTCTGATTTTAAGTTGTGTTATAGCCGAAATTCGTACAGACGCAATTAGATTTTCCAAATCTATTTTTTCCATCTAACCGGCCTATCGAACGGTCGTATTATACCTTAGTAATCCATTTAAACGCAATAACTGGTTTCTGGACAAGTCCTAGTTTAAAGGAGCAAGTGCGTTTGGGTGTGTAAGATAATTACATCCTTGCATATTTTACAACAATCAATGTACCATTGTTTTGCGTCGTTTACCTGTTTGATTTGTAACTTATCATACTTCTTATCATCAACTATTGTGATTCCGTTACAAAGTGTCCACTTTTATCCACATTTAGCTCACTTGTGTGAGGAATTAACACATTAAAACCACCCAGATAAGATAAAGCGATGAAACCATCCGAATTGACTAAACGAATTCACTTGGTTTCAGCTCTTTGGACTTTATCAAACCTTGTTAGCTGGTTAATGGAGGGATGttgcaaatattttaatgaaattcgaAACTTTCCCTACATTGAAAATATGTGCTGTACGGCTTTTGACAGTGCGTCCGGTGTTGATGCAttacgcacacatacacatgctcATCCTTCTGTATCATtcgccgtcatcatcatcatcatcatcatcgactTGTAACATCGGCTGCACAATCATGACTCATTGACCGTAGATTCACTAGGCGAGTCTGTGTGCGTAGTAGTATTTTACGGCTTATGCATTGCCCATACGCACAAagtaaaagaaatattaatcatttttctgtttctccTCTATTGACACACGGCGGGACTGCGCGTTCGTTTAAAAAGTTCTGTGTTTTCGCTAAACTCGTGACCAATAAAGCAATTTGAATGGAACAGTATGACGCGACAATGGCAGTAACATACGCCctcacaaacactcacacacacgacGCACGACACATTTCACGCATCCGACTGAGCATTCCTTCGCATGAGTTCTAGCGTGAAGTTGTTTCGTACAAATccatttttatgaaaaaatagAACCAAGCGGTCAGGCAGATGAGAAAGGTGAAAATATTGCGTGAAAATTGTCGTTCCAATGACGATTATAGTCATTACGGCAGGACTTCCGCAAGCCGCGTATATAGGGTGCCGTTAagttgcaaaacttttccagcgctctctctcgctctcttgcTCACTCTGATTCTTTGCACCGATATCTCGCTCAGGTGTTTGGCGGCTTTGCTTATTTCTGCTATCGATCTCTCTACCCATCCTGCTCACTCTACCGCTCGGGGggtatcttttctttttttgcggcTGGTGGAAGTTCTTGATCTCTGAAGGACACGATTGGATTTTTTGCGGATTCTTGACACTTTCTTGGCTTTTTACATTCGAAATGATATTCATCAACACAATGAAATAACGTCGCTCTGCTCATGCAAAcgatcgttccacgcacaGCACCACTGAATTATCGACACTTCAGACGAAAGCAGCAATGACCGCACGGCATACAGCCAACAAATTGCGTTTGGCGACCACTTTTTCGCTAGCATAACTCTGCCGCTCGTACATTCGGCGTTATTAGATCACTGCCATCTGAGGATAGGCGAACGTAAAATGCTacgtttttgcttcttctcgaCACTTCATTCCACACCTATCCAATGGTTCACCGCATCCACTActgcccatcatcatcatccgttgTCGGGAGCTGCCTACCTTATCACACAGAATTTTCACTTGCGATTCGGTCAATTGTTTGCACTCGTTCAGTTGTTCGATCCATTGGTCTAAATCTTTTAGCATAGCCTTATCCTCCATCCTATTCGGTATGCTGCAATCGGTCAGAAGTGTCCTAATCACGCGTTTTCACACTAGTTTGCAATTGATTGGCCTGTGTTTGTTCCGAAATTCATGCGAATTTCGGATCTTCTCGACTGTGAAGCACACTTCTTTCTAACAAAATGGCCGACGCTGCGTTTTGCCTCACAGTATCTTAGGACAAGGTTGGTGAATACATGACACACTGTGCCAAAACTGAATGACAGTTTCCCGCCGTTTGATAACTGCCGAACCGTGGACGGTGGGAAcagttttttcgtttttgaatTCCGGACAGTTTGTTTAGTTGATAAATTACATTATTACGTCTTGAATTTAAAACGAACATAGCGTACAAAAACTACAAtgtttcatatatttttttaactatAGATGATCTCAACTTTGAATTttatacgaaaaaaaacgatcaaatgGTGGTGTTCAAACGAAGCGTACATTGTGGCTAACGTCTGACGAATAAGACGTTACCAATCGGCGCTGTCACAACTGCCATGATCCACGTTCTTTTCttcgccatcttgcaagcGAGCCGCACGTGAATTTCGCTGACCGCGAGATCAAGTCGCTTAATAAAGTGTGTAGTAAgtgaaataaactaaaaatgaCTGAAACACTGCAGCTGCGCGGCCAGCTTCTTGGCCACTCCGGATGGGTCACCCAAATTGCCACCAATCCGAAGTATCCGGATATGATTCTGTCCTCATCTCGCGGTGAGTGTAGCGGGAGATTGTAACCTCaaaatgtgaaatggtttccaGAGCATGCCGCGCCGTAGTTTTTCATTGCTGTGTGGGATAGAACATGTTCTTACCGTTTCTCTCCATTTCATTTAGCTATTTGTGAATATTTCTTCTGAGTTCCCCGTGTTGTATCCTGCTCATCGTAGTTACGTTTTCTAACCTCAATGTTTCGTTGCAGACAAAACTCTCATCGTGTGGAAGCTGACTCGTGATGAATTGAGCTACGGCATTCCGCAAAAGCGTCTGTACGGACACTCGCATTTCATCTCGGACGTTGTGCTGTCGTCCGACGGCAACTATGCTCTGTCCGGATCGTGGGACAAAACCCTTCGACTGTGGGATTTGGCAGCAGGCCAATCGACCCGCCGTTTCGAAGACCATACCAAGGTGTGACCATTTTGTTACTAAATTTCGCTTGCCAACGGGCAGGCAAAGGAAATTTCGCGCGTTGTACCAGAACAGTATTAATCGTGATTATACTGTACAATTGACTGTGGCTTGAAAATGTTCGCCTTATGCGTTGTTTCTGATTTGTGGAAATTCGATGAATTGTTCGTTAATCGGCAAATGCACGAATTTCTTTCAAATGGCCTAAACGTACGGATTTCTGGTACATTACTGAGCCTATGCGAGGCAGAAGATTTAACAGTTCGGTTCAAAGCGTCAATGCATGTCAGAAAGAATGTTAAATACCTGTTATAAAGAGCCAATGCGTGGCAGAAGAATTGATGTGTTACTACCGTCTGTGCGGATCGCATAAGTAGCTGACCCTGGGATGTACTGAGGCGTAAACACCCGTAACGGTGAGGGATTAGTGGAATGTGTATGTGGTTTTGAGATACATAGCCTTCGCGATGTATCTacgtgcacacacatacaattaTGATCTTAAAAGGAGGGCATTTGATaaagttttttcttcttatcgACATAAAAATTTCAAGAAATCCAGAATTCTATTTCTGACTTTATTTATCCggagccggatagtcagtgctgcgtacggagcaTTGGTCTGGATGGGACAAGAAGAACGCTATATCAAATGCCAACCGTTTTATAGATAACAATAACATAAGATATACAAGACGGATATGCGTAAAGCGATAAGTACATTTAGATCATAAATTGATCGCAATGATTGTATTTTAAGAATCAAGTTGTGACGGGATCTGCTAGAAGAAACATATTTGCTAATGCTAATGCTCTAACGTCATGCTGTTGCTGAACCGGCAGCATCGCACATCCCAGCTCCATACTTTTCTGAAACAACTTCGTGAATTGTATGGCGTTCATCTAAAGAGCGTGCAAGAGAAAACCATCTCTCGATGGAGTACAACTTTCCCGTTTAAACCGACCTTGGTAGATTTGGGGCTAAACTCCTGTTGAGAGACAAAAGCACAATGCATTGCAAAGATGTTTCTTACATTTGATAGCGATCACAGACTCAATCGATGCCTTGCGTGGATGATAACTGCTGATCATCCCCCTATTATGCTAGTGTAGCCAATTGACTAATTTTACCGTTTCCCCCTTGCAGGATGTCCTTTCGGTTGCATTCTCGGTAGACAATCGTCAAATTGTCTCGGGATCGCGCGACAAAACGATCAAGCTGTGGAACACTCTGGCTGAGTGCAAGTACACCATCCAGGAGGATGGACACTCCGACTGGGTGTCGTGTGTGCGATTCTCGCCGAACCACACCAACCCTATCATCGTGTCGGCCGGTTGGGATCGTGTTGTGAAGGTATGGAATTTGGCAAACTGTAAGCTGAAGATTGACCATCTCGGACACAACGGCTATCTCAACTCGGTGTCCGTCTCACCGGACGGTTCGCTGTGCACGTCGGGTGGCAAGGATTGCCGCGCCTTCCTGTGGGATCTGAACGATGGCAAACATCTGCACACGCTGGAACACAACGAGGTCATTAACGCGCTGTGCTTCTCGCCCAACCGCTACTGGCTGTGCGTTGCCTATGGACCATCGATCAAGATCTGGGATCTTGCCTCCAAGACGATGGTCGAGGAGCTGAAGCCGGCCAAGAACGGTGATCCGCCACAGTGTCTGTCGCTTGCCTGGTCGACCGATGGGCAAACCCTGTATGCCGGTTACTCCGACAACATCATCCGCGTCTGGCAAGTGTCAGTTTCTGCTCGTTAAGACGGCGAAGATTATCAATCGGATGGGGTCCAGTGGGTGAACTGTACGCGGTGCTCTTTCACTTTCCAGATAAAGAGCATAGTATGGTaatgtttctttctttgtaaaaGAACGTAATAAACGGAAGGATTTGAATTAATCTGTGTTTCTTTGCTGTAGGTCGGCAGGATAGTTGTATATTTTGCTCCAAGTATTAGCGAAGCCCTTATTATTAGTGCCCTTATTAAGGGCGAAACCGTTAGGATATTACAAATGTAACTATTGAATAAAACATCATTTACGATATTTAATATTCATGAGCTAGGTTTTCCTTATCTCGCATTCGTTTAATAAATTCAGAGATATGCTGACACCCTGCAATAAGATGTACTTCTGGGCTAATAGTCTAGCTCAAAATACTGTAATCCGCCCATCAAGGCTTTCCGGCAATGCAGAGATGTTGTTGGGCATTAAATGACCAAACCGCCAGCACTATATTAGCTGGTTTTGTTACCCTTGCGTGGTCGGCTGCATTGATGCGGCCAACATGGCAATATCAAGCACGCAAGTTACGTCAAATAAAACACGTCATGTTTGACAGACATCACATTAGGTTTGCGTGTCCCTCTACCAACTTTCAAGCTGGCTTGGAAGTGTTCAAACGCAAATTAGTGCACGTGAACAGCAGACTTGATCCGAACCACAGTATTCAACTAAGAGTTGTATGCCGAGAGCGGCATTCTTGGGGAACAGCACACACAAATTGATAAACTGGAAAAGACACCGTAGCAGCTCGCGCGAGCCGGATAGAATTTTAAGCTACGGAAACACGCATTTTCTAaagtggaaaatgggaaacgcGGTGCTATTTCTTTGCTGCTTCGCAGCCGTGTTTGTGGGAGCATATGTGCAGGCAGCGATCGACATGGAAATAGAAAACAGAGCCGTTGATCGAACGATAGATTTGACTTCGCAATTGGTGAAAATTTCGTACAAAATAACGCTGGAGCACAAATCGAAAAAGCCCATCGGTACCTACCTCTTCCTAGTGCCCGAGAGTGATCGAGAAAGGTTGTCCTTTATTTCGGCAAAAGATTCTGCGAAGAAGGAGCTGAAGCTCACGGAAACCACGACTCCGAAGGGTGTGACGTTCAGCATGACCCTGCCGGCCGGTGCATCGAACCCGGTGGTGTACATCGAAACCGTGTTCACGAAATCTCTCAAGCCGTTCCCGTCGTCCATCGCCCAAAGCGAACGGCAACTTGTGCAGTACTTTGGAAACGCTTACTTCTACTCGCCGTACCCAACAGTGACACAGAAAACGACGGTACATCTGAGCTCTCGCAATGTGGAAAGTTATACCCAGTTCAAGCCCAGCGCCCAATCGGACAGCTCAATTACGTACGGACCGTACGATAACGTGGCAGGTATGACATGTGGAGGATGTGGTGTTGTATGATTCTGTTACCAAGAGTTAATGTACTTCCTTTCCTGCATGTTATCAATTTTAGCGTTCTCTCACGAGCCGGTGACGATTCACTTTGAAAATTTCACTCCATTCCTCACCGTGACTCGTCTGGAGCGTACGATTGAAGTATCGCACTGGGGTAATATCGCCGTGGAAGAGACGATCGACATCGTACACTCGGGTGCCACACTGAAGGGTGCATTTTCGCGCTACGACTACCAGAAGGATGCCCGTTCTAACCAACCCAGCGTGAAATCCTACAAAACACTTTTGCCAGCTTCGGCAACCGGTGTTTACTACCGTGATACGAACGGCAACATTTCCACCTCGGCTCTGCGCACACTGAAGGATGCTGTCGAGCTGGACCTTCGTCCACGGTTCCCTCTGTTCGGTGGCTGGCGCACACACTACACCCTCGGGTACAACGTGCCGAGCTTCGAGTATCTGTTCCAGAATGGAGACAATTTCCTGCTGAAGATGCGTGTCATCGATCACATCTTTGACGATATGGTGATCGATGAAGTCGTGACGAAGATCATTCTTCCCGAGGGggcaaacaacatcaaactGATCGCGCCATACTCCATCCAGCGGCATGCGGATTCGTTGCACTACACGTACCTGGACACCTTCGGGCGTCCGGTGATTTCCTTCAGCAAGCGCAACCTAGTTGAAAATCACATTAACGACTTCAACCTAAAATATAACTTTTCGCGTGTCATGATGCTGCAGGAACCGTTGCTGGTGGTGGGCTTCCTGTACGTGTTGTTCGTTTTCGTCATCGTCTGGATGCGGTTGGACTTTTCCATTATCAAGGAGAAGGAGCCACACCAGCACAAGGATTAAGAGAGGTGGCGGAGCAAAAAGACACCACTATCTTtcctgttcttttttttctcacacatTCTTGGTGCACTATTGGAGAGGAGGTTGGTAAATGAAAACTGTCCAGGGGTCGTTTGTGCTAAAATGTTTACTTTACTCTTTCTGTAAAAACACACTCCATCTATAGACTTAATCGTGGTGGAGTAACAATTCTTGTGTTCCAGCGTTTGATCTTAGCACCTGGTAGCATTACTAGTGCTGCACGACTTAATTTCGATGCAGAGTGAACTAATTGACCAATCAACAACAAATACCCAATTGCGTTCAGCTTACGAAGTGGTGCATCATTTCATGCTATCTGAACAAAGTagacgaataaaaataaaacataaacataacaaaatttgccgtatttcacaacatttttaaagaaaacattattaaTCTGGGAACTATCAAGGAACTGTGGAGTTTGATCAATGTGCTGAAGAGATCGTTAAACGAACAAATTGGAATAGTGAAATTGATTTCCAAAAACGGATAGAAGGAGATCATTCAGGTGCGAAAGAAATattaacaacaaaatggtAGGCAGTCTAAATATTGGTTTGATATGCCCACTGGAATCTGGCGAGCCTAAATCGTAACCAATATCAGAGCCCGTCATACAGTTGCTACGAGTTGTTATTGTTCTTCTAAAATCCAAAGGCTAAAAATCCtgttgaacattttttttaaacgatttcGTCAGCAATGTACAACATCCTTCAATCCATGGGTATTTATTTGGATGATTGGTAACCAGCATCCTTGTGTGAATTGCAAATCAGCTCTTATTTACTTTTGACCCAAGATAAGTGAAGCGGCTACCGATTAAGCGGATTGTGTAatgttgctactgctgctgaagCTGTTGGGACCATTCTTCTTCTCTTCTTACATTGCTAATTATGTAGctcctaaaacaaaaaattaactaAAGTACTCactgaaaatgaaatgaaataaaaatttaatgaatttaatgaaaagaaaacacttttACGCGTTGGAGAAGCAGACGGAATTTTAGATCGCACAATATCGAAACATggatataaataataaatctaATAGAATAGAGTGAAGCTTGTATTATATCTTAGTAAATGCTAATATACTTAGGCGCAGAAAAACTCGTTCAATGGTACATCTTTTCGTTTTCAGCTTTGAATAGCTACACTTCTTTATTTATGTTGACTTTGCTGTGTTCCAATAACTTTATGAACGATGGACATAGTTCCTTGAATGAATTGTATATCGTTTTGGTCAGACTATCgtgattaattcttttagCAAGTGTGATTTTTTGCCTTCCGCTTTTGATGATATAATTTTGTAAAATGCATTTAGAACTCGGGTAGAACAATGTATAATAAAATGGGAAGCAATTATTTTtacacatttcttttttgctttgctcgtcacaataataaaaaattaaacagtaACGTCCTCCCGTGCCAAATTATAGTGATAAGAGTGAtaggtaataataaaaatcgaaaacatcacacacaccACGGGGACAGGATGGAGACAGTACGCTTAGATTAAAGGACACGCGACAAGGTTGCAGAATAAAAGTGTATCGAGAAGCACGCACAACAGATTGGTGCTTCGTATGTTGGGTTGGATTAGTTGAAGTTGTTTGGTTCGAGATGCAATCGCTTGTTTAGTCTGTTGTTTGCTATATAAAATGTTGTTTCcttctgtctctctttctttcaaCTGGATCCACGACGCCGGCACTGCGTCGGTCCTAACGGTTACTATTTCAATCTTGATtgcatttcctttttgtttactGTActggttttaaaattatgtattttAGATATTGGGATACTTTTTGTTCGCGTTTGTTTTTACGTAATTTCTAGATACTGTTTTTGCAATTACTATTTAACTCTTACTATGCTTTTCCCGCTTTCATGAAAAAAGAACTCGGAAAAGTATGATTACttttgcaatttaaaaaacatatttcacgCACAAAACCTCACAGCGAAAAACGACCAccccacacaacacaacaaccggTTCTCGTTCCTTTCGATTGTTCCTATCGCAGAACGGGTGTTACACGTTGGTTTGGCTGGATTTGTTCCTTAACCGAGACTTTCCACACAGGTAGTGTTTAGGGAACTGCCCTTCACTATTGTTTTGAATTGCTCCGGAATCGGTTGCTCGGTCTGTGGAGAATAAACAGAGAGTGCCAGAGAGTTGGTGATTAGAACGATCAACTTGACCATAATGTACAACAATGAAGCTTACGTAATCTCCGCTGCTTCCTTTCGGAATCATCACGTTCATTTCGGACGATTTCGAGCTGACGATCTCAACGTTAAGCGAATCCGCCGAGAGGTACATCTGGCAGCCATCAGTCTTGTCAATGGAAATCGTTGGTACCTTACCGAGGACCTGATTCAAATATGCAAACGAATATTATTCAACATCAGAAAGCGCTCAGCACATGCGAAGGAACCATCTCTCACCTGCATCTGTACGCTCTGGCAGTTGACGAACTCAGCCGATGCGACGAGCGAATCGAATACCAGTGAACACTTCTTGCACGAATCCATCACAACGCTGTTGATTTTGCCCTTGATCTGTAGGGTGGAACCCTCACAGCGGAACATGTATACGACATTGTTCATCTCAGCGTTGTCCACCACAAGACCCGCATTGTTTTTCTGATACTCGATGAGCCATTTCTTGCCATCGCGCGTAAATGTCGGTGGTTTGGCAGCTGCGGGTGAAGCAACCGATTTCGTACCGTTTGTCACGCCTGCCGGTGCCTTGTACGGTGCAGGACCCGATCGCAGACCAGGGTTTTTATGGGTTTGCATATCTGACGTTACCTTTTTCAAACctacaacaaaaatcacatCCTGACTATATAAAATCTGATGAATTGTTGCGATTGCGATCGTTATTAACCTTTCGTGATGTCAGCACCCTGATTAATCTGCGCAAATAGTGCGCTACGATCGTCACCTACACCACCGGCCGATAGGTCCCCTAGCGGCAtcatcggtggtggtggtggaagaccgccgggcggtggtggtggtggaactgATGCTCCACCTACGGTGGGTTTATCCTTACCAGACCACACCAAACCGGTCGTGTGATGCTGCTTGATATACTGCTGCAGTTCCGTCAAGGTTTGGATCCATGCACGGGCCCATTCGACATGGGTGCTGTCCTTTTCTTTCCAATCTTTAAGCACACGGTTCGTGTAAAACTGGCCGGCGTCGTTCATTTCTTTCACATACGGACCGGGCGTAGGTGCCTAAAAGAAATTGCAGTAGACAAATGCATTATTAGGCATCAAGGTGGGCGTAATTACTTAAAACAATATTACCAAGAATATCAAGCCAAGCACAATATTAATTGTTTGGATAAAAATGTTGGTTACTCTCTGGTATATTTGGAATACACTGTGGTATTTAGCATGAATAATTTGCCGCTTTAACaatgtttcaaaattattcaattatttattttcgtcGATGCCATTTGCTCAACTTAGAGAACACTTCAAGATATTTATCACGATATATTATATTCGATATTGATCCTTCGGGGATGTCACCCGTAAAAGTGTGAATAAATTTCAGTCCACATACTTTCTGGAGGACGTTGTCGATAACTAAATTAGATAAGAATGAAACTAATGGGCTAAACAATTGGCCTCCAAGATTGTACGATTTGATATCTCTCTAATATTTTATGTGGGGCTGCATGACATCACTGGCAAAAATAACCACCAACGATTAACGTCCTTCATGCTAACTTTGTGACATACGGCGAGCAGTGGCGGCAGCGGCGGTGCAAAATTGAGCTTCATGAAAAACAGCCGCGATGCTCATATACcaaattgaattattgaatCATTAACATTGAATTCTCTctgttattaaaaaaaacactcataaAATGAGCACAAAATTACCGAGGAATTCCGGTTGACTTACCACACAGACCCATCCGAGAGCCGGAATACTTTCGCTGATCGCGGACAGATGGTTGAAAAACGGTGAGGTTCGGTTTTTCTCACGGAAGCTTTGGATAGTCGAAATCTTATCCGAGGTAGGTTTAAGCAAACTCTGTAGGTCCGTATTCGATGGTGCACTCGAGGCAGCCGCCACCTTCAGAAACGCGAACTGCGCACTGCAATGAGACACAGGGAAGCGGTGAGCATAAACATGTTTTGCAATAACCTTATTATTTTACAACCATGCGAAACTTACTCAAACGCTTCCTTCACGAACTGGGCCTGGGTGGCAACATCACCACCGATTTTACCGGACAGCGCAATAAAGTTGGCGAATGAGCCGAGCATAATGTCCTCGTAAGCGTTAATACTCATCTTGCCCGCTTGTTCCACTACGGTGCCGTGCTGCGAGGAGGAGGAGAATGACAATACTGCGGTGCCTTGCTCTTGGGTGGTCAATGGATTAGTATAGTTTAATATATCAGGTGTTTGGGATTGTATTACAGTGCTTGGGTCTCGGTGCCGTTCCTTTGCCGGTTGGTTCGCGGCAAACTCGGGAAACAGACTGCTTTCTAAACTGTCCACCTGTTGATGCAGATACGATGCCGATGGTGGCGGTGTAGAGGGCAGAACCGTCGGTAAATCGTCACACTGGTCGGTACTTTCGTTCGCGCTGAAACCTGCGGCACGTGCCGTTGAGGCTGTTCGATATT
Protein-coding sequences here:
- the LOC128300233 gene encoding adenylyl cyclase-associated protein 2 isoform X3, translating into MSINAYEDIMLGSFANFIALSGKIGGDVATQAQFVKEAFDAQFAFLKVAAASSAPSNTDLQSLLKPTSDKISTIQSFREKNRTSPFFNHLSAISESIPALGWVCVAPTPGPYVKEMNDAGQFYTNRVLKDWKEKDSTHVEWARAWIQTLTELQQYIKQHHTTGLVWSGKDKPTVGGASVPPPPPPGGLPPPPPMMPLGDLSAGGVGDDRSALFAQINQGADITKGLKKVTSDMQTHKNPGLRSGPAPYKAPAGVTNGTKSVASPAAAKPPTFTRDGKKWLIEYQKNNAGLVVDNAEMNNVVYMFRCEGSTLQIKGKINSVVMDSCKKCSLVFDSLVASAEFVNCQSVQMQVLGKVPTISIDKTDGCQMYLSADSLNVEIVSSKSSEMNVMIPKGSSGDYTEQPIPEQFKTIVKGSSLNTTCVESLG
- the LOC128302037 gene encoding guanine nucleotide-binding protein subunit beta-like protein — translated: MTETLQLRGQLLGHSGWVTQIATNPKYPDMILSSSRDKTLIVWKLTRDELSYGIPQKRLYGHSHFISDVVLSSDGNYALSGSWDKTLRLWDLAAGQSTRRFEDHTKDVLSVAFSVDNRQIVSGSRDKTIKLWNTLAECKYTIQEDGHSDWVSCVRFSPNHTNPIIVSAGWDRVVKVWNLANCKLKIDHLGHNGYLNSVSVSPDGSLCTSGGKDCRAFLWDLNDGKHLHTLEHNEVINALCFSPNRYWLCVAYGPSIKIWDLASKTMVEELKPAKNGDPPQCLSLAWSTDGQTLYAGYSDNIIRVWQVSVSAR
- the LOC128300233 gene encoding adenylyl cyclase-associated protein 2 isoform X2, translated to MGQTLSACFGRTLIIHDVKTCSNPDCDPDLKPSSARELECLIDRLERIVDRLERTVSARELEETRRILKDACVVGKAVIRSNTGTNTEYRTASTARAAGFSANESTDQCDDLPTVLPSTPPPSASYLHQQVDSLESSLFPEFAANQPAKERHRDPSTVIQSQTPDILNYTNPLTTQEQGTAVLSFSSSSQHGTVVEQAGKMSINAYEDIMLGSFANFIALSGKIGGDVATQAQFVKEAFDAQFAFLKVAAASSAPSNTDLQSLLKPTSDKISTIQSFREKNRTSPFFNHLSAISESIPALGWVCVAPTPGPYVKEMNDAGQFYTNRVLKDWKEKDSTHVEWARAWIQTLTELQQYIKQHHTTGLVWSGKDKPTVGGASVPPPPPPGGLPPPPPMMPLGDLSAGGVGDDRSALFAQINQGADITKGLKKVTSDMQTHKNPGLRSGPAPYKAPAGVTNGTKSVASPAAAKPPTFTRDGKKWLIEYQKNNAGLVVDNAEMNNVVYMFRCEGSTLQIKGKINSVVMDSCKKCSLVFDSLVASAEFVNCQSVQMQVLGKVPTISIDKTDGCQMYLSADSLNVEIVSSKSSEMNVMIPKGSSGDYTEQPIPEQFKTIVKGSSLNTTCVESLG
- the LOC128301787 gene encoding dolichyl-diphosphooligosaccharide--protein glycosyltransferase subunit 1, with the protein product MGNAVLFLCCFAAVFVGAYVQAAIDMEIENRAVDRTIDLTSQLVKISYKITLEHKSKKPIGTYLFLVPESDRERLSFISAKDSAKKELKLTETTTPKGVTFSMTLPAGASNPVVYIETVFTKSLKPFPSSIAQSERQLVQYFGNAYFYSPYPTVTQKTTVHLSSRNVESYTQFKPSAQSDSSITYGPYDNVAAFSHEPVTIHFENFTPFLTVTRLERTIEVSHWGNIAVEETIDIVHSGATLKGAFSRYDYQKDARSNQPSVKSYKTLLPASATGVYYRDTNGNISTSALRTLKDAVELDLRPRFPLFGGWRTHYTLGYNVPSFEYLFQNGDNFLLKMRVIDHIFDDMVIDEVVTKIILPEGANNIKLIAPYSIQRHADSLHYTYLDTFGRPVISFSKRNLVENHINDFNLKYNFSRVMMLQEPLLVVGFLYVLFVFVIVWMRLDFSIIKEKEPHQHKD